The Streptomyces sp. ALI-76-A nucleotide sequence CGCCCTTCCGCCGGGCATCGGCGGCCAGGAGGACGGTGACGACCCGCGCGCGGGCGGCCGTTCGGGAGGCCCGTACCTGTAGGTCTGTAGGTCCGAGAAGCGTGTGGGGCCCGGCAGTCGGATGCTGCCGGGCCCCACACGCTTGTGCCCTATGTCCCCGCGGGGTTGCCGGTGGACACGTCGAACTGCATCTTCGGCGGGTCCTTCGGGTCGAAGTCGGTGCCCGCCTCGGGGAACTGCTTCATGACGGTGCCGTCGCCCCAGGTGTTCTCGTCCACCTTGTTCTGGGCGTAGTTCCAGCCGGCGTCCTGGAGGCACTTGAGGACCGAGTCCCAGTTCTTGTACTGGAAGTTCGGCATCTTCACCTGGTCCGGATCGCTGCCCGACTCCTCCGGCTCGGTGCACTCGGTCGCCTCGATCGTCCGCCCGGTCTCCGGCCCGCGGTAGCCCTCCACCGTGCTCGACGAGGCCGAGGGGGTGGCGCTGGTGTCCCCGCCCGCTTCGTCACCGTTGCCGCGGTTCATCAGCAAGGTCACGAGCAGTCCGCCCACCGCGACGATGGACACGACGATCGAACCGATGATCACCGGCCTGTTGCCCTTGCCGCCACCACCGCCGCCACCGCCGGAGTTCGCCGCCGCGTACTGGGGCGCGATGGTGTACGGCGGCTGGTTCGACGTGGCCTGCTGCGGCGCGTACGCGGCCGGGCCCGGCGTCTGGTAACCCGGCTGCTGCGGGTAGCCGTACGCCGGGGAGTGCGCCGACGGAGCCGGCGTGCCGTAGGGGTTCGGGGTCGGCTGGTAGGGCGTCTGGACGTTGCCCTGGGGCGGGGGCGGCGTCTGGTCGACCGGTGGGAACACCGCGGAGCCGACGCCCGCGCCGCTCGGCGTCTGGGCGCCGGGGACGATGCTCGGGGCGGTCGGCTGGTAGGACGAGGCCACGCGCAGGCACTCGTCGCGCATGGCTTCGGCGCTCGGGAAACGCTCGTTCGGGTTCTTCTTCAGCGCGCGGGCGATCAGCGCGTCCACGGCCGGTGGCAGCGCGCGGTTGATCGACGAAGGAGCGACCGGCTCCTCCTGCACGTGCGCGTACGCGATCGCCAGCGGCGAGTCCGCGTCGAACGGCAGCCGCCCGGTGACCAGCTGGAACAGCATGATGCCGACCGAGTACAGGTCGGAGCGGGCGTCCACCCCGCGCCCCAGCGCCTGCTCCGGCGAGAGGTACTGCGGGGTGCCGACGACCATGCCGGTCTGGGTCATCGAGGTGACCCCGGACTGCATGGCGCGCGCGATGCCGAAGTCCATTACCTTGACGACCCCGCGCTTGGTCATCATCACGTTGCCCGGCTTGATGTCCCGGTGGACCAGCCCCATCTCGTGGCTGATCTCCAGCGCCGCCAGCACGTCCGCGGTGATCTTCAGCGCCTTGTCGGCGGGCATCGCGCCGAACTGCCGTACGTCCTCGTCGAGCACCGAGCCCAGCGGGCGGCCCTCGATGTACTCCATGACGATGTACGGCATCGTCGTGCCGTCCAGCTCGTCCTCGCCGGTGTCGAAGACCGAGACGATGTTGGTGTGCGTGAGCTTGGCCACGGCCTGGGCCTCGCGGCGGAAGCGCTCGCGGAAGGCCTGCTCCCGGCCCAGCTCGGTGTGCAGGGTCTTGACCGCGACCTGCCGGTCGAGCACGGCGTCGTACGCGAGGTGGACCGAGGCCATGCCGCCCTCGCCGAGCAAGTCGCGCAGCTGGTAACGGCCGCCGGCCAGCGCCCGCCCCGCATACCGGCCGTGTGCGGCGTCCTGGCTCATGTTCTGCGTCCCCCATAGCCTTTCAGGCGCCGGCGCGTGCCGTTGATGCCGAGTCGTCGATCCCGACAGGATCCCGGAAGCCGTTGATCCAATGCGCTATTCCCGGCCAAGTCTGCCCGAGGGCACTGACACGTCAAGCTCGGTGCCCGTTCCGTGACCGTACGCGAAGGAAGCGTCGCGGAAGCGTTACAGCGGGTGTACGGACGGCACACAGGATTTGCACGCCGGTGGGGAGTACGGGTTTGATGGCCGGTCCGTCTCCGACCGGTCCCCGGGACCTTCCCGGACCGGCGGCTTGCGCGGAGGCTGTAGCGTGGCCGACGGAGACCGTAACAACACCGCGCGCACCGCGGGCAGAAACGACGGCGAGGACTGATGGCACAGCAGCAGCGCGCTCAGGGCCCGTCCGACCCCGAGGCGACTGGCGGCGGAATGTCAGATGCGCCGGAACTGTGGGGTAACGGCGGGCTGGTCGGGGACGGCCGGTACCGGCTGACCCGCAGACTCGGCCGGGGCGGCATGGCCGAGGTGTTCGCGGCCGAGGACGTGCGCCTGGGCCGCACCGTGGCGGTCAAGCTGCTGCGCGCCGATCTCGCCGAGGATCCCGTCTCCAAGGCCCGTTTCACCCGCGAGGCCCAGTCGGTGGCCGGGCTCAACCACCACGCGATCGTCGCCGTGTACGACTCCGGCGAGGACTTCGTGGGCGGCCAGTCCGTGCCGTACATCGTGATGGAGATCGTCGAGGGACGGACGATCCGCGACCTCCTCCTCAACGCCGAGGCGCCCGGTCCAGAGCAGGCGCTGATCATCGTCTCGGGGGTGCTGGAGGCGCTCGCCTATTCGCACCAGCACGGCATCGTGCACCGCGACATCAAGCCCGCCAACGTGATCATCACGCACAACGGCGCCGTGAAGGTCATGGACTTCGGCATCGCCCGGGCCCTGCACGGGGCGTCCACGACGATGACGCAGACCGGCATGGTCATGGGCACCCCGCAGTACCTCTCCCCGGAGCAGGCGCTCGGCAAGGCCGTCGACCACCGGTCCGACCTGTACGCGACGGGCTGTCTCCTCTACGAACTTCTCGCGCTGCGTCCGCCGTTCACCGGCGAGACCCCGCTGTCGGTCGTCTACCAGCACGTCCAGGACATCCCGACGCCCCCGTCCGAGGTCTCCGACGGCGTCCCGCCGGAGCTGGACGGTCTCGTCATGCGCTCGCTCGCCAAGGAGCCGGACGACCGGTTCCAGACGGCCGAGGAGATGCGCGGGCTGGTCCAGTACGGCCTACAGATGCTGTACGAGCAGGGCGGCCACACCGGCACCTGGAACACCGGCCCCGTCGACACGCACGACGGCCGGCACACTCCGGCGGCGGGCCTCGCCGGCACGGCCGTGATGGGACACGCCGGCGTGGACGCCTCCGGCACCACGCAGATCCCGCAGCAGATCCTGCCCGCCGGTTACGGCGGCGGGGACGACGGCGGCTTCGAGGGGCACGGCAACCGGGGCGGCGGCCGCGGCAAGCTGTGGATCCTCGCCGTGCTCGCGGTGGTCGCCATAGCGGCGGGCGTGGCGCTGGCGCTCCAGGGCGGCACCGGGAAGAGCGGCGGCACCGACACCACGAAGTCGCCGACCACCTCGCCGAGCGCCGACAAGCAGACGGCCAGCGAGACGCCGAGCGACGACCCGAGCGAAGAGCCCTCCGACACGACCACGGACAACGGGACGGGCACGGGGTCCGGTTCGGGCTACACGCCCCCGTACTCCGCGCCCGCCTACACGCCGTCGCAGTCGGCCCCGCAGGACCCGAGCACGGAGCCGTCGGACGAGGTGACGCCGTCGGAGCCGTCGGACGAGGTGACGCCGTCGGATCCGGTGACGCCGTCGGACGATCCGGTGGACGAGAGCCCTGACACCCTCGGGGGCGTCACGGGCAACGGCGGCACCGACGCCGGCGCGGAAGGCTGACCACAACGGCGTACACCGTCACGCGCGCGTGCGACCCGGAAACGGGCCGCACGCGCGCGTGCTTGTGCGACGGGCACTCCGACGGACAAGGCCTTCCGACGGACAAGGCCTTCGGACGGGCAACGCGTTCAGGTGGGCGAGGTCCTCGGCTGGGCAAGGCCGTCCGACGCGGACAGCGTTCCGCGAGCCGGGCGGCTCAGTCCGTGAAGGCGTCGCACACCGCGTCGTACTGCCGCGTCCACCAGACGGCGAGCGCCGAGGCCGCCGGGAACTGCGGGTCCGCGCGGGTGTCACCGCGTTCGTAGTGCCAGCGCAGCATCCAGAAGTCGTTCAGACGCTCCCACCACACCCGGTGTACGGCCGCCGCGAGCTGTGAGGGCGTGGCCCCGGCCGCCCGCCGGTACGCGCGCGCGTAGGCCCGTACCTTCGGCAGGTCCAGGCTGCCGACGGGCAGCACGAAGAAGATCGCGGCGGCGCGTACGGCCTCCTCCGCGCGGGGTTTCACGCCGAGCCGGTCCCAGTCGACGATCGCGGCCGGGGCGTCTCCCCTGTAGAGCAGGTTGAACGGGTGGAAGTCCCCGTGCACCCAGCCCACCGAGCTCCCGCACGGCGGCCGCCGGTCGGCGTGCCGCTCCAGCAGCGTGCGCCGCTCCTGGAGCCGGTGGCGGGCCAGCTCGTCGAAGGCGTCGGCGGGATGGTGGCGGCGCACCCGGGCGAGCAGCCGGTCGATGAGGGCGAAGGTGTCGGCGGGATCGGGACTGCCGACGGGGTGGAGGGCGTCGGCCGGCTGCCCGGGCCCGCTTGCCCCCGAGGCGAGTGAGGCAGCGGAGGAAGCAGTGGAGGCCTCAGAGGCGCCGGTGGCGATGGGGGCCCTTGAGGCCGCTGAGACTGTGGGGACTTCCGCACCCACGGCAGCCCGCGTCCGCGCCGCCTGCGACGGCAGCAGGACGCGCGCCCGTGCCTGCCTCGGCATCACGTGTTCCAGGCTGGCGTGCACCACCCCGAGCAGGGCCCCGAGCCGTCCGCACTGGGCGGTGGTCAGCTGACCGCCGTGGCGGTGGCGGCCGTCGATCCAGGGGTGCAGGGCGTAGGCGTGGCCGCCGACGACCGCGACCGTGCGGCCGTCCCGGCCGGTCAGCGGCGGGGCCACCGGGACGCCGAGGTCGGCCAGCCGCTGGGTGGCCCGGTGCTGGCGGGCGATCGCGGCGGGATCGGCGGTCTCCGGGTCGAAGTGGTGCTTGAGGAAGTAGCGCCCGCGGGTCGTGCACAGGCGGTAGCCGCGGTTGAGCAGTCCCTGGTCGACGGGCTCGCAGGTGAGGGCGGACCCGGCGGCGTACTGGCGGAGGACGGCGCCCAGCGGGGGCGCGAGGGGTACGAGGGGTGGTACACAAGAGCGCGGCACGCTGCCCGATGCTAGGGCACACGAGACGCCCCTGAGCTGCGGGTTGTCACAGGCAGTCCCTTTCGGTCACGGTTCGTGCCGGAAGCGGTTCCGTCCTCGCGCGCGCGGTCGGCGTTAGGCAGGACGTGTGGTCTCGCGGTCGGAGAACTCTTCCCGTGACCTGGGTCACCGGGATAACGTGCCGTTGTTCCGGCCCCCTGCGAGGCTGTGACCAGGAACTGTTCCCGGTTTTGCGGATTTACTTGGATATCCAAGCAAAAACGCAGGTCAGGAGGGGTTTCACAGAAATGTGGAGCACTGGGTAACGTGCATTTTGCAGGGCGCTCGCCGGGGCACCTGTCACGCCTGTTCCCCACTGAGCCGCACCCACCCCGTGCGTCCGTGGGTCACAGGTGAGCCGCACTGGCACCCGGCGAACCCGGGTAGCCGGACCGACGGAGGAGCACACGTGACCGTGGACAGCACTGCCGCGCGCACACCGCGACGCAGCGCAGGTACGACCGCTACAAGCACGGCCGGCAAGCGCGCGACCGCGAAGAAGCCGTCGGCGACCGCGAAGAAGGCGCCGGACGGCGAGCCTCAGCTCGTCCAGTTGCTGACGCCCGAGGGCAAGCGCGTCAAGAGCGCCGCCTACGACAAGTACATCGCCGGCATCACACCGGAGGAGCTCCGCGGCCTGTACCGCGACATGGTGCTCACCCGCCGCTTCGACGCCGAGGCCACCTCCCTGCAACGCCAGGGCGAGCTGGGACTGTGGGCCTCGCTGCTCGGCCAGGAGGCCGCCCAGATCGGCTCCGGTCGCGCCACCCGCGCGGACGACTACGTCTTCCCGACCTACCGGGAGCACGGCGTCGCCTGGTGCCGCGGCGTCGACCCGGCCAACCTGCTCGGCATGTTCCGCGGCGTGAACAACGGCGGCTGGGACCCGAACAGCAACAACTTCCACCTGTACACGATCGTCATCGGTTCGCAGACCCTGCACGCCACCGGCTACGCGATGGGCGTCGCCAAGGACGGCGCGGACAGCGCGGTGATCGCCTACTTCGGCGACGGCGCCTCCAGCCAGGGTGACGTCGCTGAATCGTTCACCTTCTCCGCGGTCTACAACGCCCCGGTGGTGTTCTTCTGCCAGAACAACCAGTGGGCCATCTCCGAGCCCACCGAGAAGCAGACCCGCGTCCCGCTCTACCAGCGTGCGCAGGGCTACGGCTTCCCCGGCGTCCGCGTCGACGGCAACGACGTACTGGCCTGCCTCGCGGTGACCAAGTGGGCGCTGGAGCGCGCTCGCGGCGGCGAGGGCCCGACCCTGGTCGAGGCGTACACGTACCGCATGGGCGCCCACACCACCTCCGACGACCCCACCCGCTACCGCCACGACGACGAGCGGGTCGCCTGGGAGGCGAAGGACCCGATCCTGCGCCTTCGCCGGTACCTGGAGGCCTCGAACCACACGGACGAGGCATTCTTCGCGGAACTGGAGACGGAGAGCGAGGCGTTGGGCAGGCGAGTACGCGAAGCGGTCCGGTCCATGCCGGACCCCGACCGCTTCGCCATCTTCGAGCACGCGTATGCGGACGGGCACACGCTCGTCGACGAGGAGCGAGCGCAGTTCGCCGCCTACCAGGCGTCGTTCGCCGAGGAAGAGGGGGGTAACTGACATGGCCGGCACCGTGACATCCGAGGCCGCGACGCACAGGGCCGCGACAACGACGACCATGGCGCTCGCGAAGGCGATCAACGAATCGCTGCGCACCGCCCTGGAGGCCGACCCCAAGGTCCTGGTCATGGGCGAGGACGTCGGCAAGCTCGGCGGCGTCTTCCGCGTGACGGACGGCCTGCAGAAGGACTTCGGCGAGAGCCGGGTGATCGACACCCCCCTCGCCGAGTCCGGCATCGTCGGCACGGCGATCGGCCTCGCCCTGCGCGGCTACCGTCCGGTCGTGGAGATCCAGTTCGACGGGTTCGTCTTCCCGGCCTACGACCAGATCGTCACCCAGCTCGCGAAGATGCACGCGCGCTCCCTGGGCAAGGTCAAGCTGCCGGTCGTCGTCCGCATCCCCTACGGCGGCGGCATCGGCGCGGTGGAGCACCACTCCGAGTCCCCGGAGTCACTGTTCGCGCACGTGGCGGGCCTGAAGGTGGTCTCCCCGTCCAACTCGTCGGACGCCTACTGGATGCTCCAGCAGGCCATCCAGAGCGACGACCCGGTGATCTTCTTCGAGCCCAAGCGCCGCTACTGGGACAAGTCCGAGGTCAGCAAGGAGACCATCCCGGACCCGCTGCACACGGCGCGCGTGGTCCGCGAGGGCAGCGACCTGACTCTCGTCGCCTACGGCCCGATGGTGAAGCTCTGCCAGGAGGTGGCCGACGCCGCCGCCGAGGAGGGCAAGTCCCTGGAGGTCCTGGACCTGCGCTCGGTGTCCCCGCTGG carries:
- a CDS encoding protein kinase → MSQDAAHGRYAGRALAGGRYQLRDLLGEGGMASVHLAYDAVLDRQVAVKTLHTELGREQAFRERFRREAQAVAKLTHTNIVSVFDTGEDELDGTTMPYIVMEYIEGRPLGSVLDEDVRQFGAMPADKALKITADVLAALEISHEMGLVHRDIKPGNVMMTKRGVVKVMDFGIARAMQSGVTSMTQTGMVVGTPQYLSPEQALGRGVDARSDLYSVGIMLFQLVTGRLPFDADSPLAIAYAHVQEEPVAPSSINRALPPAVDALIARALKKNPNERFPSAEAMRDECLRVASSYQPTAPSIVPGAQTPSGAGVGSAVFPPVDQTPPPPQGNVQTPYQPTPNPYGTPAPSAHSPAYGYPQQPGYQTPGPAAYAPQQATSNQPPYTIAPQYAAANSGGGGGGGGKGNRPVIIGSIVVSIVAVGGLLVTLLMNRGNGDEAGGDTSATPSASSSTVEGYRGPETGRTIEATECTEPEESGSDPDQVKMPNFQYKNWDSVLKCLQDAGWNYAQNKVDENTWGDGTVMKQFPEAGTDFDPKDPPKMQFDVSTGNPAGT
- a CDS encoding protein kinase; translation: MAQQQRAQGPSDPEATGGGMSDAPELWGNGGLVGDGRYRLTRRLGRGGMAEVFAAEDVRLGRTVAVKLLRADLAEDPVSKARFTREAQSVAGLNHHAIVAVYDSGEDFVGGQSVPYIVMEIVEGRTIRDLLLNAEAPGPEQALIIVSGVLEALAYSHQHGIVHRDIKPANVIITHNGAVKVMDFGIARALHGASTTMTQTGMVMGTPQYLSPEQALGKAVDHRSDLYATGCLLYELLALRPPFTGETPLSVVYQHVQDIPTPPSEVSDGVPPELDGLVMRSLAKEPDDRFQTAEEMRGLVQYGLQMLYEQGGHTGTWNTGPVDTHDGRHTPAAGLAGTAVMGHAGVDASGTTQIPQQILPAGYGGGDDGGFEGHGNRGGGRGKLWILAVLAVVAIAAGVALALQGGTGKSGGTDTTKSPTTSPSADKQTASETPSDDPSEEPSDTTTDNGTGTGSGSGYTPPYSAPAYTPSQSAPQDPSTEPSDEVTPSEPSDEVTPSDPVTPSDDPVDESPDTLGGVTGNGGTDAGAEG
- a CDS encoding phosphotransferase codes for the protein MPRSCVPPLVPLAPPLGAVLRQYAAGSALTCEPVDQGLLNRGYRLCTTRGRYFLKHHFDPETADPAAIARQHRATQRLADLGVPVAPPLTGRDGRTVAVVGGHAYALHPWIDGRHRHGGQLTTAQCGRLGALLGVVHASLEHVMPRQARARVLLPSQAARTRAAVGAEVPTVSAASRAPIATGASEASTASSAASLASGASGPGQPADALHPVGSPDPADTFALIDRLLARVRRHHPADAFDELARHRLQERRTLLERHADRRPPCGSSVGWVHGDFHPFNLLYRGDAPAAIVDWDRLGVKPRAEEAVRAAAIFFVLPVGSLDLPKVRAYARAYRRAAGATPSQLAAAVHRVWWERLNDFWMLRWHYERGDTRADPQFPAASALAVWWTRQYDAVCDAFTD
- the pdhA gene encoding pyruvate dehydrogenase (acetyl-transferring) E1 component subunit alpha; the protein is MTVDSTAARTPRRSAGTTATSTAGKRATAKKPSATAKKAPDGEPQLVQLLTPEGKRVKSAAYDKYIAGITPEELRGLYRDMVLTRRFDAEATSLQRQGELGLWASLLGQEAAQIGSGRATRADDYVFPTYREHGVAWCRGVDPANLLGMFRGVNNGGWDPNSNNFHLYTIVIGSQTLHATGYAMGVAKDGADSAVIAYFGDGASSQGDVAESFTFSAVYNAPVVFFCQNNQWAISEPTEKQTRVPLYQRAQGYGFPGVRVDGNDVLACLAVTKWALERARGGEGPTLVEAYTYRMGAHTTSDDPTRYRHDDERVAWEAKDPILRLRRYLEASNHTDEAFFAELETESEALGRRVREAVRSMPDPDRFAIFEHAYADGHTLVDEERAQFAAYQASFAEEEGGN
- a CDS encoding alpha-ketoacid dehydrogenase subunit beta, which translates into the protein MALAKAINESLRTALEADPKVLVMGEDVGKLGGVFRVTDGLQKDFGESRVIDTPLAESGIVGTAIGLALRGYRPVVEIQFDGFVFPAYDQIVTQLAKMHARSLGKVKLPVVVRIPYGGGIGAVEHHSESPESLFAHVAGLKVVSPSNSSDAYWMLQQAIQSDDPVIFFEPKRRYWDKSEVSKETIPDPLHTARVVREGSDLTLVAYGPMVKLCQEVADAAAEEGKSLEVLDLRSVSPLDFDSIQASVEKTRRLVVVHEAPVFFGSGAEIAARITERCFYHLEAPVLRVGGYHAPYPPARLEEEYLPGLDRVLDTVDRALAY